From Bradyrhizobium sp. sBnM-33:
ATAAAGTCTTTTTGAAAGGGAAACCGCAAATCCTTGCGGCGGGCTTCCGCTTTGAGGATTTTTGACCCCTCCATGGCGGGCTGCAGGCCGCGGCGGACGGTCTCAACTTCAGGCAATTCAGGCATGCAGGCATTCACCTTGTGAAGGCGACGTGATAGCGCCATTGCGGCGGGCGCGCTATGGTCCGGTAATGGAGTAAGCTAATGGATCGGCCGGATCAAACCACTCATTTTGGCTTCAGGGATGTGCCTCTGGGGGACAAGCAGACGCTGGTGAACAGCGTGTTTCACAGCGTGGCGTCCCGCTACGACCTGATGAACGATCTGATGTCGGCAGGCCTGCACCGGGTCTGGAAAGACATCATGATCACGGCGCTCAACCCGCCGAAAAATGATGCGCCGTTCGCGCTGCTCGACGTCGCCGGCGGCACCGGTGATATCGCCTTCCGTGCGGCCAAGACTGCAGGCGCGGGCTTCCACGCCACCGTCTGCGACATCAATGCCGATATGCTCGAGGTGGGCCGCAATCGCGCCATGGCGCGCCATCTCGATCAGCAGGTGTTGTTTGTCGAAGGCAATGCCGAGGCGTTGACTTTCGCGGATCGTTCCTTTGATGCCTACACCATCGCCTTCGGCATTCGCAACGTGCCGCGGATCGATGTCGCGCTGCGCGAGGCCTATCGCGTGCTGCGGCCGGGCAGCCGATTCCTGTGTCTGGAGTTCTCCACCGTCGACGTTCCCGGACTGGACTGGCTGTACGACCAGTTCTCGTTCAAGCTGATCCCGCCGCTCGGCCGCGCCGTGACCGGCGATGCAGAGTCCTATCAGTATCTGGTCGAATCGATCCGGAAATTCCCCCGACCCAATGTGTTTGCCGAGATGATTCGCGCCGCCGGCTTTTCGCGGGTGAGGTGGGAAAGCCTTTCCGGCGGGATCGTGGCGCTGCATTCGGGCTGGCGCTTGTGATTTCTGCGGCGACCCACATCGCGCGGCTTGTCCGCGCCGCTTACGTGTTCGCGCGCGAGGGCGTGTTCGGCGTCGTCGATCCGAGCCTGGTGCCGGCGCCCGGGCAGCTCGCGCTGCGGCTGGCGCGATTGATCGAGCGGCCCGGTGCCAAAACCGGCCCGCAGCTATCCCGCGCGCTGACGCGGCTGGGGCCCGCGTACCTCAAGCTCGGTCAGTTTCTGGCGACCCGCCCCGATGTGGTCGGGGTTGCGATGGCGCGCGACCTGGAAAGCCTGCAGGACCGGCTGCCGCCGTTTCCGCAAAGTGAATCGGAAGCGGTGATCGCACTGTCGCTGGAACGATCTGTGGCTAAGGCCTTTGTCAGCCTCGGCCCGGCGGTCGCCGCCGCGTCCATCGCGCAGGTGCATCGCGGCGAGATCGAGCGCGATGGCGTGCGCCAGCCGGTCGCCGTAAAGGTTCTCCGGCCCAACGTCGCCTCGCGCTTTCGCCGCGACCTCTCCGACTTCTTCTTTGTCGCGCACAACGCGGAAGCGCATTCGGCCGAAGCGCGGCGGCTGCGGCTGATCGAGGTCATCAACACGATGTCACGCTCGGTCGCGATGGAGATGGACCTGCGGCTTGAGGCTGCCGCCCTGTCCGAGATGGCGGAGAACACCCGCGACGATCCGGATTTCCGCGTGCCGGCCGTCGACTGGGACCGCACCACGCATAACGTGCTGACGATGGAGTGGATCGACGGCATCGCACTGAACGACCATGCGCGCCTCGAAGCATCGCAGGTCGATTTGCCCGACCTCGGCCGCAAGGTGATTCAGAGCTTCCTGCGCCACGCGCTGCGCGACGGCTTCTTTCATGCCGACATGCATCCCGGCAATCTGTTTCTCGACGAGGCCGGCCGGCTGGTGGCGGTCGATTTCGGCATCATGGGCCGGCTCGGTGTGAAGGAGCGGCGCTTCCTCGCTGAAATTCTTTTGGGCTTCATCACGCGCGACTACCGCCGCGTCGCCGAGGTGCATTTCGAGGCCGGCTACGTGCCGGGGCATCATTCGGTGGAAAATTTCGCGCAGGCCATCCGCGCCATCGGCGAGCCGATCCACAATCGCACCGCCGAAGAAATCTCGATGGCGAAGCTGTTGACCCTGCTGCTCGAGGTCACCGGCCTGTTCGACATGCAGACCCGGCCTGAACTGATCCTCCTGCAAAAGACCATGGTCGTCGTCGAAGGCGTCGCGCGTGGCTTCGATCCTAAGCTCGATATCTGGAAGGTGGCCGATCCCGTGGTGCGCGAATGGATCGAGCGCAATCTCGGTCCGCTCGGGCGGGTTCAGGGGGCCATGACTGGCGCTGGCGAACTCGGGCGCGTGATGACGGGTCTGCCGGCGATCGCTTCGCGGGCGGTTGCCGTGATCGAGAACATGGAAAAGATGACGCGGGAGGGCCTGACGCTGTCGCCAGAGACCATTGCGGCGCTCGGCCGGGCCGAAGGCCGCAAGAGCCGCTGGCGCACGGTGGCGCTCTGGATCATTGCGGCGACCTTTATCGGAATTCTCGTCGCTATCCGGCAGTTGTGATTGCAATGCTAGCAACATGTGCTAGCATTGATTGCATACCTTCGCTCGGAGGCCGCCTATGGCCAGCCTGACCATCCGAAAACTCGACGAAACCGTCAAAGCCTATCTGCGGCTCCGATCGGCCGGAAACGGCCGCTCCGTCGAGGAGGAAGTCCGGGTCATCCTGGGAGAACTCATCCAAGGGCGAGAACTATCAGGCGCCACCACGTCACTACCCTCCGCAGAGGCCGGCGCACACGCAGCGCCATCGGTCAGCGCTTCCAGCGAACGGAGTGTCACGCTGATCATCGGCGGCGGCATCGCCGCTTTTAAGTCGCTGGAGCTGATCCGGCGGCTGAAGGAGCGACACATTCACGTCCGCTGCGTGCTGACCAAGGCCGCCCAGCAATTCGTCACGCCGCTTTCGGCCAGCGCGCTGTCGCATGAGCGCGTCTATACCGACCTGTTCGATGCCGAGAGCGAATTCGACGCCGGCCATATCCGGCTGGCGCGCGAATGCGACCTGATCATTGTGGCGCCGGCGACTGCCGATCTGATGGCGAAGATGGCGCATGGCCATGCCGACGATCTCGCCAGCGCGATCCTGCTCGCGGCCAACCGCCCGATCCTGCTGGCGCCCGCCATGAACCCCCTGATGTGGAACAACGCCGCCACCCGCCGCAACGTGATGCAGCTTCGCCGCGACGGCGTTCACATGATCGGCCCCAGCGCCGGTGAGATGGCTGAGGCCAATGAGGCCGGCATCGGGCGGATGTCGGAGGCCGTCGAAATCGCTGCCGCCGCCGTAGATATCCTGCGTCCGCCGCAACCGCGCCCGCTCGCGGGCAAGCGCGTGCTGATCACGGCCGGCCCGACGCATGAGGCGATCGATCCCGTGCGCTATATCGCCAACCGCTCCTCCGGCAAGCAGGGTTTTGCCATCGCCGCTGCCGCCCAGGCCGCAGGCGCGGACGTCACGCTGGTGTCCGGTCCGGTTGATTTGCGCGATCCCCCCGGCGTCACGGTGATCCGGGTCGAATCGGCGCGTGACATGCTGCATCGGGTGGAAGCCGCCTTGCCGGCCGACATTGCGATCTTCGCCGCCGCGGTCGCCGACTGGCGCGTTGCCAATGAAGGCGAGCAGAAACTGAAAAAGACGTCCGGTGGCATGCCGCCGCTCCAACTGGTGGAAAATCCCGACATTCTGGCGACGATCTCGAAACTGAAGGAGAAGCGTCCGCCGCTGGTGATCGGCTTTGCTGCCGAGACCGAACATCTGATCGACAACGCAAAAGCCAAGATCGCGCGCAAGGGCTGCGACTGGATCGTCGCTAATGACGTTTCGCCTGCCACCGGCGTAATGGGCGGCGACCGCAACACCGTTCACCTGCTGACGCGCGATGGCGAGGAGATCAACGTCAATAGCATTAAGGTGGAGCCTTGGCCGGTGATGACCAAGGAGCAGGTCGCAGCCGAACTGGTGGCGAAGATTGCGAAGGCCGTGGAGAAGAATTCGTGAGCATGACTGTGAAGGTCGACGTCTGCCAATTACCACATGGCGAAGGCCTCGCCCTGCCGGCCTATCAGAGCGTCGATGCCGCCGGGCTCGACCTGCTCGCGGCGGTGCCGGCGGATACGCCGCTGATCCTCCCGCCCGGAAAATTCGCGATGGTGCCGACCGCGCTTACGATCGCGCTGCCTTCCGGATATGAGGCGCAGGTGCGGCCGCGCTCCGGGCTTGCCGCGAAACACGGCGTCACGGTGCTGAACTCGCCCGGCACGGTGGATGCGGATTACCGCGGCGAGATCAACGTGCTCCTGATCAACCATGGCGATACGCCCTTTCCCATCAAGCGCGGCGAGCGCATCGCGCAGATGGTGATCGCGCCCCTAGTGCAAGCGGAACTGGTTCTCGTCGACTCGTTGACGGCAACCGGCCGTGGCAGTGGCGGCTTTGGCTCGACCGGCAGCTGAATCGTTTCAATTTGAACGGTTCGGAACGGCGCCGCCTTGATTTTTTCACAGGCAGTTTTGCGTTCACGGTCTGGACTCTTACCGGTCGACTTCCGAAGGGGATACTCTCGACCCGATTCGTGTAGAGCGCGACCAGCAAAAGTGGGGTCCGGTTTTGTGTCCGGGCGCGCTCAATCCTTAGTCGGCGCATAATCTCAACGCAAACCGCCCACATTTTGGCGGATTATGCGCTGGGGGGTGGTGCCTGCAGTCATGCGTTCTTGGGGCAAATAATGTCGGGCGTAGCCGCTGCGATGCGTCGAACCCTGCTGTCGTGCACCTCACTGGCGCGCCACGGCGTGATTGCGCTTGCCACCGCCCTCTCCGCGCTGCCGGAGCCCGCGTTGGCCGACGATTTGACCATCACGCAGGCGATTTCCGCCTTGTTCGACCTCAATCACCAGGAATTCGCGGCGCTGACGACGGCGCTATCGCTGCTCGGCTTTACCGTAGTGGCGGCGATCCTGCTGATGCGCACGCGGATTCGGGCCACCCGGCTGGAACTCGACCTGCGCTCCGATATCGCCGACCTGCAGGTACAAGCCGATCGGCTGCGCGCGCTCTTGTTCGCCGAGCCCCAGATCCTGATCGCTTGGGCCGCGGGGGATAACCGGCCCCAGATCAGCGGCGACACCTCGCTTCTGATCTCGCAGGACGCACTGTCGAATTCACCGCAACGCATCCTCGCCTTTGGAACCTGGCTGCCGCCGGAGCCGGCCCTGCAGATGGACCATGCGGTCGACGCGCTGCGCGAGGCCGGCGAAGGCTTTCTGCTCAACCTCTCCACCTCGAACGGCCGCGCCATCGAAGCAATGGGCCGCGCCATTGGGGGGCAAGCCATTGTGCGGATTCGCGAACTCGGCGGCTTGCGCCGTGAGCTCGCCGAATCCAATCTCCGCTACAGGACGCTTTTGGAGGAGACCGAGTTGTTGCGCGACTTCGCCGCCGCGGCGCCCTGGCCGATCTGGGCCAAGAGCGCCGAGGGCAATCTGCGTTACGCGAACACGGCCTATGTGCGGGCCACCGAAGGCGCAAGCCTCGCGGACACGATCCACCGTAACCTCGAGCTCCTCGAGAACGACCAGCGTTCCGAGATGGGCCGGGTGCTGAACGACAATTCCACCTACACCGCGCGGCTGCCGATCGTGGTCGGCGGCGAGCGGCGCATCTATGATGTTCAGGCGCTCAAGCTCGGCGGCGGCAGCGCCGGCATCGCCATCGACGCCAGCGAGGCGACCCAGTTGCGCGACGCCATGGAGCGGATGTCCGAAGCCCATCGCCGCACCCTCGACCAGTTGTCGTCAGGGGTTGCCGTGTTCGATGGCCACCGGCGGCTTGCCTTCTACAACGAATCCTACCGGCGGCTGTGGGGTCTCGATCAGGCCTTCCTTGATTCCAACCCCGATGATTCGAGCGTGCTCGACCGGCTGCGCGCAGCGCGCAAACTGCCCGAACAGCCCGATTTCCGCGCCTGGAAGGCCAAGCTCCACGAAGCCTACCGCGCCGTCGAGCCGGAGAACTACACCTGGTTTCTGCCCGATGGCCGCGCCGTCAGCGTCGTCACCACGCCGAACCTCGAAGGCGGCGTCACCTATCTGTTCGACAATGTCACCGAGAGCCTCGATCTCGCACGCCGCTATGACCGGCTGACCCGGGTCCAGCATGAAACGCTCGACAATCTGGCTGAAGCGGTCGCGGTGTTCGGCAGCAACGGCCGTGTGGAACTGTTCAATCCCGCTTTCCTGAAAATGTGGAAGCTCTCGGCGGAATCCCTCAAAGAACAGCCCCACATCGAAACCGTGGAAGCGTGGTGCAAGCCGCTGTTCGACGACGCGCTGACCTGGCGGGCGCTGCGCGAGGCCATCACCGCGATCGAGAACCGGGCGCAAGTAGCGCTGAAGCTCGAACGCAAGGACGGCAGCGTGCTGGATTGCATGACCATGCCGCTGCCCGACGGCGCAACCCTTTTGACATTCCAGGACATCACCGATACCGAAAACGTCGAGCGCGCGTTGCGCGAGCGCAACGAGGCGCTGGAAGCCGCCGACCAGATGAAGGTGGATTTCGTCCACCACGTGTCCTACGAGCTGCGCGCACCGCTGACCACCATCATCGGCTTCGCACATTTCCTCAGCGATCCCTCGACCGGCCCGCTGACGCCAAAGCAGGCCGAGTATCTCGACTACGTTACCAAGTCGACCAACGCGCTGCTCGCGCTTACCAACAACATCCTCGATCTCGCCACCATCGATGCCGGCGCGATGAAGCTCGAGCTCGGCCCAGTCAATATTGAAAAAGCCATTCAGGCCGCCGCCGAAGGCATCCAGGACCGGCTGGCAACCGATCGCATCGAGCTCAAGGTCGATATCGATCCTGACATCGGCAACTTCATCGGCGACGAGCGGCGCGTGGTGCAGGTGCTCTATAACCTGCTTGCCAACGCCGTCGGGTTCTCGCCGCACGATGCCGCGGTCACGATCAGCGCGCGGCGAACCAAGCATCGCGTGATCTTCACCGTCTCCGATTCCGGCCCCGGCATTCCCGCCGAGGTAAAAGACAAGGTATTCGACTGGTTTGAGAGCCACTCCCACGGCTCGCGCCACCGCGGCGCCGGCCTTGGCCTGTCGCTGGTACGCTCGTTCGTCGAACTGCATGGCGGCAAGGTGCGCGTCGACTCGGTCGTCGGCAGAGGCACGACCGTCACCTGCGATTTCCCGATCGACCAGAACGCCCACCGTAACGCCGCCGAATGACCGCGCCTGCGACATTTACAGTGGCGTTGGCGAACGAGGCGGCAACGGCGCATCTGATGGCCGACCTCGCGCTGCTGGTCCGCCCCGGCGACGTCATTACGCTGTCGGGCGATCTCGGCGCGGGAAAGACCGCGGCGGCGCGCGCTATGATCCGCTACCTCGCCGACGATCCCACGCTCGAAGTGCCGAGCCCGACATTCACGCTGGCGCAGAGCTACGAGTTGCCGTTTCCGATTGTCCACGCCGATCTCTACCGCATCAACGATTCGAGCGAGCTGGAGGAAATCGGGTTGTCGCCACTGCCCGAGGGCACGCTGGCGCTGATCGAATGGCCGGAGCGCGCACCCGACGCACTGCCCGAAGACCGCATCGATATCGCCTTCAGCCATCGTCCCGCGCTCGGATCGAGCGCGCGGGCCGCCGAAATCACCGGCTATGGCAAGTCGGCGGCGCAGGTGGCGCGACTAAGCAGCTTACGCAAATTTCTCACTGAGGCCGGCTTTCTGGATGCAGCGCGCGAGCGCATGCCCGGCGACGCGTCGACGCGCTCCTATGCGCGCCTGATCGGCGACGACGGCACATCCATCCTGATGAATTCGCCGCGCCGTCCGGATGGACCGGCGATCTATGACGGAAAATCCTATAGCGCAGCCGTTCATCTTGCCGAGGACGTCAAGCCGTTCGTCGCCATCGACAATGGCCTGCGCGCACACGGCTTCTCGGCGCCCGCGATCCGCCACGCCGATCTCGATTCCGGTTTCCTGATCACCGAGGATTTCGGCAGTGTCGGCATCGTAGAAGGCGACCCGCCGCGGCCGATCGCCGAGCGCTATGAGGCGGCAACCGACATGCTCGCGGCGTTACACCGCGAAACCTTGCCCGAAACGGTGCCGCTGGGGCCGCAGGGCTCCTACCAAATTCCGCTCTACGATATCGACGCATGGCTGGTCGAGATCGGGCTGATGCTCGAATGGTATCTGCCGGTTCGCGGCGCTGAAGTCAGTCCGCAACAACGCGACGAATTCGTCGCGATGTGGCGAACCCTGCTGGAAAAGCCGGCGGCTGCGCCGCGAACCTGGGTGCTGCGTGATTTTCATTCGCCCAACATCATCTGGCTCGACGACCGCACCGGGATTTTACGTGTCGGCATTATCGACTTCCAGGACGCCGCGTTGGGCCCTGCCGCCTACGACCTGGTATCCTTGCTGCAGGACGCACGGATCGACGTCCCCGAACCACTCGAGTTGTCGCTCTTGACCCGCTACATCAAGGCGCGCCGCGCGGCAGATGGCCAGTTCGACCCGGCCAGCTTCGCCGAGCTCTACGCCATCATGTCGGCGCAGCGAAATACGCGCCTGCTCGGTACCTTCGCCCGGCTCAACGGACGCGACGGCAAGCCGCAATATCTGCGCCACCAGCCCCGGATCTGGACCTACCTGAACCGCTCGCTGGCGCATCCGGCATTGGCAGCATTTCGCGAATGGTATGCCGCCAACGTGCCGCCGCCGCTGCCCTGATTTACCTCCTGTTAGCCACCCCGCATTTAATCTGGAACCGGCACGCTGCGCAGGCGTGGACCAGCATTTTGAAACGGAAACACGGCCATGGCGGCGGCGGAACGGCGCAAGGGAGATCGAGTCGTATTCGAGCGCGGCTTTGCGGCGCACATGATGGGGATCGACGGCACCTGGCGGCGCGATTGCGTAATGGAAGACGTCTCCGAGACCGGCGCCAAGCTGACGGTCGAAGGCTCAGTCGAGGGCCTGCATCTCAAGGAATTCTTCCTGCTGCTGTCGTCGACGGGACTGGCCTATCGGCGCTGCGAGCTGGCCTGGGTCAATGGCGATCAGATCGGCGTCAATTTCCTGAAGCAGGGCGACAAGAAGAAGAAAATGGCCAAGCGCGGGGCCGAGGACGCCGAAGCCTGAAGTTGGCTGCGCCGGCGGCCGTCGTACGGCCGTCATGTGCGGCCACTAAGGCCTCATGGCTGCTGGGTTCAAGCGAATCGCCGTGGTATGATCCGCGGCGCGATTTGATGGTTCGAGAAACTCCAAAAATGTCCGTTACGCCCACCAAAGCCATGGTCCTTGCCGCCGGTCTCGGTTTGCGCATGCGCCCGTTGACCGACCACATGCCAAAGCCGCTGGTGAGCGTGGCCGGCCAACCGCTGCTCGATCACGTGCTGGACAAACTCGCCGACGCCGGCGTCAG
This genomic window contains:
- the ubiE gene encoding bifunctional demethylmenaquinone methyltransferase/2-methoxy-6-polyprenyl-1,4-benzoquinol methylase UbiE; its protein translation is MDRPDQTTHFGFRDVPLGDKQTLVNSVFHSVASRYDLMNDLMSAGLHRVWKDIMITALNPPKNDAPFALLDVAGGTGDIAFRAAKTAGAGFHATVCDINADMLEVGRNRAMARHLDQQVLFVEGNAEALTFADRSFDAYTIAFGIRNVPRIDVALREAYRVLRPGSRFLCLEFSTVDVPGLDWLYDQFSFKLIPPLGRAVTGDAESYQYLVESIRKFPRPNVFAEMIRAAGFSRVRWESLSGGIVALHSGWRL
- the ubiB gene encoding 2-polyprenylphenol 6-hydroxylase yields the protein MISAATHIARLVRAAYVFAREGVFGVVDPSLVPAPGQLALRLARLIERPGAKTGPQLSRALTRLGPAYLKLGQFLATRPDVVGVAMARDLESLQDRLPPFPQSESEAVIALSLERSVAKAFVSLGPAVAAASIAQVHRGEIERDGVRQPVAVKVLRPNVASRFRRDLSDFFFVAHNAEAHSAEARRLRLIEVINTMSRSVAMEMDLRLEAAALSEMAENTRDDPDFRVPAVDWDRTTHNVLTMEWIDGIALNDHARLEASQVDLPDLGRKVIQSFLRHALRDGFFHADMHPGNLFLDEAGRLVAVDFGIMGRLGVKERRFLAEILLGFITRDYRRVAEVHFEAGYVPGHHSVENFAQAIRAIGEPIHNRTAEEISMAKLLTLLLEVTGLFDMQTRPELILLQKTMVVVEGVARGFDPKLDIWKVADPVVREWIERNLGPLGRVQGAMTGAGELGRVMTGLPAIASRAVAVIENMEKMTREGLTLSPETIAALGRAEGRKSRWRTVALWIIAATFIGILVAIRQL
- the coaBC gene encoding bifunctional phosphopantothenoylcysteine decarboxylase/phosphopantothenate--cysteine ligase CoaBC gives rise to the protein MASLTIRKLDETVKAYLRLRSAGNGRSVEEEVRVILGELIQGRELSGATTSLPSAEAGAHAAPSVSASSERSVTLIIGGGIAAFKSLELIRRLKERHIHVRCVLTKAAQQFVTPLSASALSHERVYTDLFDAESEFDAGHIRLARECDLIIVAPATADLMAKMAHGHADDLASAILLAANRPILLAPAMNPLMWNNAATRRNVMQLRRDGVHMIGPSAGEMAEANEAGIGRMSEAVEIAAAAVDILRPPQPRPLAGKRVLITAGPTHEAIDPVRYIANRSSGKQGFAIAAAAQAAGADVTLVSGPVDLRDPPGVTVIRVESARDMLHRVEAALPADIAIFAAAVADWRVANEGEQKLKKTSGGMPPLQLVENPDILATISKLKEKRPPLVIGFAAETEHLIDNAKAKIARKGCDWIVANDVSPATGVMGGDRNTVHLLTRDGEEINVNSIKVEPWPVMTKEQVAAELVAKIAKAVEKNS
- the dut gene encoding dUTP diphosphatase; translated protein: MTVKVDVCQLPHGEGLALPAYQSVDAAGLDLLAAVPADTPLILPPGKFAMVPTALTIALPSGYEAQVRPRSGLAAKHGVTVLNSPGTVDADYRGEINVLLINHGDTPFPIKRGERIAQMVIAPLVQAELVLVDSLTATGRGSGGFGSTGS
- a CDS encoding PAS domain-containing sensor histidine kinase, with protein sequence MSGVAAAMRRTLLSCTSLARHGVIALATALSALPEPALADDLTITQAISALFDLNHQEFAALTTALSLLGFTVVAAILLMRTRIRATRLELDLRSDIADLQVQADRLRALLFAEPQILIAWAAGDNRPQISGDTSLLISQDALSNSPQRILAFGTWLPPEPALQMDHAVDALREAGEGFLLNLSTSNGRAIEAMGRAIGGQAIVRIRELGGLRRELAESNLRYRTLLEETELLRDFAAAAPWPIWAKSAEGNLRYANTAYVRATEGASLADTIHRNLELLENDQRSEMGRVLNDNSTYTARLPIVVGGERRIYDVQALKLGGGSAGIAIDASEATQLRDAMERMSEAHRRTLDQLSSGVAVFDGHRRLAFYNESYRRLWGLDQAFLDSNPDDSSVLDRLRAARKLPEQPDFRAWKAKLHEAYRAVEPENYTWFLPDGRAVSVVTTPNLEGGVTYLFDNVTESLDLARRYDRLTRVQHETLDNLAEAVAVFGSNGRVELFNPAFLKMWKLSAESLKEQPHIETVEAWCKPLFDDALTWRALREAITAIENRAQVALKLERKDGSVLDCMTMPLPDGATLLTFQDITDTENVERALRERNEALEAADQMKVDFVHHVSYELRAPLTTIIGFAHFLSDPSTGPLTPKQAEYLDYVTKSTNALLALTNNILDLATIDAGAMKLELGPVNIEKAIQAAAEGIQDRLATDRIELKVDIDPDIGNFIGDERRVVQVLYNLLANAVGFSPHDAAVTISARRTKHRVIFTVSDSGPGIPAEVKDKVFDWFESHSHGSRHRGAGLGLSLVRSFVELHGGKVRVDSVVGRGTTVTCDFPIDQNAHRNAAE
- the tsaE gene encoding tRNA (adenosine(37)-N6)-threonylcarbamoyltransferase complex ATPase subunit type 1 TsaE → MTAPATFTVALANEAATAHLMADLALLVRPGDVITLSGDLGAGKTAAARAMIRYLADDPTLEVPSPTFTLAQSYELPFPIVHADLYRINDSSELEEIGLSPLPEGTLALIEWPERAPDALPEDRIDIAFSHRPALGSSARAAEITGYGKSAAQVARLSSLRKFLTEAGFLDAARERMPGDASTRSYARLIGDDGTSILMNSPRRPDGPAIYDGKSYSAAVHLAEDVKPFVAIDNGLRAHGFSAPAIRHADLDSGFLITEDFGSVGIVEGDPPRPIAERYEAATDMLAALHRETLPETVPLGPQGSYQIPLYDIDAWLVEIGLMLEWYLPVRGAEVSPQQRDEFVAMWRTLLEKPAAAPRTWVLRDFHSPNIIWLDDRTGILRVGIIDFQDAALGPAAYDLVSLLQDARIDVPEPLELSLLTRYIKARRAADGQFDPASFAELYAIMSAQRNTRLLGTFARLNGRDGKPQYLRHQPRIWTYLNRSLAHPALAAFREWYAANVPPPLP
- a CDS encoding PilZ domain-containing protein, encoding MAAAERRKGDRVVFERGFAAHMMGIDGTWRRDCVMEDVSETGAKLTVEGSVEGLHLKEFFLLLSSTGLAYRRCELAWVNGDQIGVNFLKQGDKKKKMAKRGAEDAEA